The DNA region GCCGAAAGGGCCTCGGCTGCTATGGCCGAAAGCCCCGCCAACTGCTTCTGGACGTCGTGGCCGACGACCCTGAGGCGCTTGGAGGCCACATCCAGAACGAAGGCGGCCAGCGGGAGGACCAGGAAGGACAGGAGGGAGAGTTTCCAGTTTATATACAGCAGGAAGGCGATCATCCCGGCAAAACTCAACCCCTGGACGACTATGTCTATGAATACCGTGGTTATCATATTCTGCAGGATGGTGACATCGTTCGTTATCCTGGAGAGCATCTCTCCTACACGCCTGCCGTAAAGGTAGCGGAAGGACATCCTCTGCATGTGGTCGTAAAGCCGAAGCCTCAGGTCGACCACGACCCGTTGCCCCACCCAGTTCATCAGGTACTGCTGGCCGTAA from Thermovirga sp. includes:
- a CDS encoding ABC transporter ATP-binding protein, which encodes MAKEQETGKRVYPRLLAHARPYVHRILGALACMVLSSACAVVAPWLLRSIVDDVLISKDMAMLNLVAVGLVLLYLAKSVFFYGQQYLMNWVGQRVVVDLRLRLYDHMQRMSFRYLYGRRVGEMLSRITNDVTILQNMITTVFIDIVVQGLSFAGMIAFLLYINWKLSLLSFLVLPLAAFVLDVASKRLRVVGHDVQKQLAGLSAIAAEALSAIRIVRLFATEEQEYGRFESQSNAHFRALMRGVQTNAALTGIVEVILITA